A stretch of DNA from Pseudochaenichthys georgianus unplaced genomic scaffold, fPseGeo1.2 scaffold_200_arrow_ctg1, whole genome shotgun sequence:
AATATATAATTTAACACTTCTCCATTCAAAAGCAAGCTGTACACTTTTAAGAAAGGCCCCGTTAGCGTAAAATCTGAGTGCAATCAGCACCTGCAAGGTTGGGGAGAGCGCAGCGTTTCTGTCTGATCCGCGCAGTAGTTGAGGGGAGATCTCCTCGATTAATTCATGACACAGAAGCCcggagacacagtttcgtgaatatttttgtgttttgccCCCGGGGCGGGGCATTTGGTTTAACCTGTTAAGGCTTTTTTTCTCTcacaaaactgtgtctcagggcttcttaacatttaacaacctattaatgtgtcatacccacttaccggaaagaaactcagctaactgaccatatgaaccattttaccgaaacaaaacacaagtctaatgccgagcctctgaattagcaataAGTGAAAGAGTGCTAACTCACGGtaaaaatatgttatacttcatcgaatctgcacaaacaagatagaatatgaaagctgagattccacagattccaatggtataagtatcatcactgagcaacCAAAACTTGTGGTAGCGAAGGCGAAACCAGACAACATACAACTTAGCTTTTCTGGGCCAAATTGGCAAATACGTCTTAAATCTACTGTTTTCTGataaaaagttgtgttcaatggcattaaaacgcataCAAACGctactgaaggttaatccaatgtctctgtgtcactttgaaatgattactgataatccatcatcatagtTATGGCAATAAGCCTAGTTTTCAGTTCTcagatacctcattcacaccaaagcaactccggttcaagctctgtGCTAGAggttttcaggttcagaaccagttattcggtttagctctggctcttttcacaccgcccagagtccgactggtaatgcgttgttgcgtcatgacgtaaccgtttgcgtgcctgcttcataaagccaaacccccatggccaaaccgcgcggatgaaatcagttgcattcatttcttatggctctatctgcagcttttccggagtcatttctgtggtttagttatattcttataaaaaagtgtactcgtgtcaataaaggtttttttaaaacacaactgcttccgatgtcggtcttatttcttaaggtggactgaaccatgagtgtggagtaacgttgtatctttcatttaaatgaactgtaaccttcacccaggtatgtaacagctgttctcaaatgaacatgtgaagtaaagtttaatatttatagttttatagatttataatgacaggtgatcaacgtgaatgctcaggttccaccttaacacacagacacgttgcttcaccatgagcagaaacctttatatatacagtctatggctgaaactctgaaactctagttaagtttctccatcgttgtgtacaaactggataaaacacgggctttttgttgttgttcaggagttgatctgtctctgcccctgcccctgcctcgacgtaagcgtgtcgtatgtggtgcttttgctctggccggacaattttttggtgcttgctACGAactggattccggagctaagaggctgctccgctgcggtgtgaagaggaaaacccggtgcttttcaagctccagctccgaaccggccctgaaacaccgttggtgtgaatgaggtaagagTGTAACATTGCTTTCTGCTTGGGCAAGCTGCGtgcgcatcactctcactcctcaatGGTAAGGTGTAGGTGGATTTAGAAACTTCCCCCAAGATTcaattggctctaacggttcaaaagtgctgtcaatcaccaaaatcgacagatgggttccagagaaatggCAAATACACCCCAATGACCCCAGAGGTGGTtctttttttctaaacctctctaaaaagttataatttaacttgttttgcatcaatcttgatacagggtacttatatgttatagtttggactATCCCataattcaagggtggttttcactatacgtaatgggttttttttttttggacggaaactataatttaatttgtattactatgttcaatctgaatttactttaaaataaatacatctatattgattcatacttttctacatccaactcacaggtttatcattgctttgagaataaagatgaataatttaccctttttagaagtgaagatatagtcatttgttctgggaatgtcattttttagcctgagacctgaaaaacaggcttaggGCTTAACAGGTACCTCATTGTGAGCCGGAGTCCTTCACTGGGAACAAATCAGGTCAAACACACTGAGTTAAAAAGtatatttttcattaaaatTAAAGTTTGAGTGATACATTTCATCCAACAGTCAGCGGCCCTAAAACAAGGGAATGACATGTTTATTATgtgctgaaaaacacaacaaatatgcAGGGATGTGAGTCTGTTTCAAAGgccttttttattttggtaAATTCTGATAATTTAAACAAAAGAGAACAGAATCAAACTGAAAACATCAGGAATATTTTCTAGATACTAACATGGGCCTGacggaaaaagtttgagaaccactgggttaGGGAGAAAACAGcatctcttcacaccagtacggtatCTCTCCAGTGTGAAcacgttgatgtgttttgagagcacctgatgttGTGAACGTtagcccacactcttcacagctgtacagtttcgctccagtgtgaatacgtttatgtattttgagagcacctgattgagtgaacgttttcccacactcttcacagctgtacggtttttctcctgtgtgaatacgttgatgtattTTGAGATGAACTGATTGAGTGAACGTTTgctcacactcttcacagctgtacggtttctctcctgtgtgaatacgttgatgtgttttgagatgacctgattgagtgaacgatagcccacactcttcacagctgtacgggttttctccagtgtgaatccgtttatgtgatatgaaaggacctgatgtagtgaacgtttgtccacactcttcacagctgtacggtttctctcctgtgtgaatacgttgatgggTTATGAGAGAACCTGATGTAGCGAACGTTTTGcaacactcttcacagctgtgcGGTTTCTCTCCCGTGTGAATACGGCGATGTGATTTAAGATAATACGATGTCGAGAATGTttgcccacactcttcacagctgtatgttttttctccagtgtgaccATGATTATGTGTTTTGAGAGCATGTGATGTTGTgaatgttttcccacactcttcacagctgtatgaTTTTTCTACAGTGTGACCAcgctgatgtgttttgagagcatGTGATGTtgtgaacgttttcccacactcttcacagctgtacggtttttctcctgtgtgaatacgttgatgtattttgagatgacctgattgagtgaacgtttgcccacactcttcacagctgtatggTTTTCCTCCAgcgtgaatacgttgatgtcttTTGAGATGCCCTGATTGAGTGAACGTTTggccacactcttcacagctgtacggtttttctccagtatgaataacCAGGTGGCGTTTTAAATTTCCAGATTTTGTAAAGGATTCAtcacattgctgacagctgtgacgtctctctcttcctttcggtttctaaaacagacggacagagaaagagagaaagtcaaTCTAGAAAACATAAATACATATACAGTTAACACAATGAAAactcatttaaaggtggggtaggtaagtttgagaaaccggctcgagataccctttttgttatattccatggaatgctcttaacatctcgattgcaatgaatatctttaaaaaatccataaaaaatgtcatctgtggaagccgtagtactgtaaaaagcacgaccaatcttagccggcccggctaaaataactggatggcctacctgcctgtcagccttccatctgtgcacaaacttatctcgtgccctcattggtcatgtgcgcgtttgtgtgtgttggaggaggggctctgtaaggaagtggcagatttttcccggctgtgtattttgaaATTATTGCGCACTCGAGCGaatgatacacctgtgagttggttGTAGAATTGTCATAATCGATATAgatgattttattttaaagtaaattcatatttaacatagtaaaaaaatataaattatagtttccgtaaaaaacaacaacattacttatagtgaaaaccacccttgaatgatggggtagtagactaaaagctttagcaaTCCAagctataaaatataataagtaccctgtatcaagattgatgcaaaacaagtgaaatgtgacctttttagagaggtttagaagaaaaaaaacacctcTTGGGTGTATTTGCCGTATCTCTGGAGCCCATCGGTCAATTTTGGTGATTGAaacctctttttaaccgttagagccaatataattgaggggaagttcctagAAATCCACCTAAACATTATCATTGAGGATTTTGAGGGATGCGCACGCAGTTTGCACAAACCGAAAGCTACATTAGGTTAATAACTACAGATCCATTGGAAATTAATCAGGCCTTTGTTTCGTTCTATAAGAGGCTTTATCAATCTGATTATCCATTGAATTCGGTaagtcaaaacactttcctaGATGGGCTGTCTTTTCCCAATATTTATGTAGAAACAAAACTCACAATGAATAGGCAACTGAACTTTGAAGATATTTCCAATGCCATTCTTAACATGAAAGGTGGTAAGGCCTCAGGACCTGACAGAATCCCAatttacatgtatatatttttcaatgcaAAATTGATAGCCCCATTGTTAAACATGTATGCATGGATCATTAGAGCAGGGCAGACACCCCGCTTCGCTACAAAGTGCCTTAATAACTCTTATTTTAAAGCCAGGTAAATCATCATCCGAATGTGGCTCTAACAGACCAATTCCAAATTTGAACTCTGACGCAAAGATCATTGCTAAAGCCTTGGCTATGGGACTGGAGAGGTTCCTGCCACAGATGATACACGCAGATTAAAGCAGCTTTGTTAAAAATCCTCAGGGATTCCATAATGTAAGGAAGGTTACGTTTTGTGAAGGACACCCGGACAAGGCCATTTGGTCACTCGATGCAGAAAAGGCGTTTGATAGAGTCGAATGGCCATATCTGCTAGAAGTGCTTAAGCGCTTTGGTCTTGATGACTACTTTCTTAAATGGAttaaaattatattttttgATTCGTCCGCAGTAGTATTAACCAATAATTGTATTTCACAACCATTTATACTTTTGCGGGACGAGACAAGGATCTCATATTTCGCCTCTACATTTTGTGATAGCTATTATATGGAGCCGTTGGCAATAACCATACAATCACACCATTTGATTTATGGTATTAAGACGGGGCATCTAGAGCATTATATAGCATTGTATGCAGATGATACCATAGTGTTTTGATCAGGTCTTGCAAAATCCCTCTTAAAAGTAATCAATTTGGTAAAATCTCTGGTTTTAAGGTGAACAAAGATCAATTCTCTATTATGTTTCTCAATGAACAGGAGGGAAGAAATCCAAAATTATCTTTCGCATTTGTAAATGCCATAGACAGTTTTGCTTATCTCGGAATTAAAATTACACCAAAGATAGACATTCTCAGTGTGTCTAATTACGAACCCTTGTTACCTTAAGTGTCAGAAGATTCCACTAGGTGGACAACATTGCCTTGTCCTTACTGGAAATAATTAATATAAATAAGATGAGTATATTGCCAAAATGTTTATATCTTTTTCAATCAATGCCACTagcacctcctcctccatgttttTCTAAAATAAGAAAGCTACTttctaaatgtatttagaaTAACAGGAAGCCGATACTTAGACTCTCTCCATTGTATTTACCTTATAAATATatacctttaaaggtggggtaggtaagtttcagaaaccggctcgagtgcactacaatttgaaagtacacagccgaaaagaatccgccccttccttcagactttcttacagagcacctcctccaacacacatgaacgcgcacatgacgtcagcagactagtgaaagtggccgcctgttgctggcgagtcattgaagtactgctgcaatgcacgcccataAGGGCATGAGATACATTtctgcgtgcacgagatggaaggctgacagacagggcggcaattcAAACGGATtgttcgtgctttttacagtattacggcttccacagatgacattttttcatggattttttgtctaagcacttaagatattcattgctatcgggatgttaagagtattctatggaatataacaaaaagtgtatctcgagccggtttctgaaacttacctaccccacctttaagccctAAACTTTGTATTTTAAGCATTTATCCAGAAGACTATCGGTTAGGGAAAGAAAAATGGTTAACCTATGCCTTCTAAAGGCCAGGCGCTCAATTGGTTTGTGTTGGAAACATGTTGGCCACAGGTTAAACAATTTAACTTTGAGTCTGGCTCTTGAGAAACTCACATATATACTAAGGAAGAAAGCTTCGGAATTTTACACAGTTTGGGAATTATTTTTGGAATTTATAAAAAAAGTGGGGACATTGCAGAAGCTATAGAGGTTAAAGTGAAAAGACTAAACTTCAACTACTACTGAGGACATTTTGAATTTggttaatatatttggagaatTGTAAGCTGTACTCTGCTCTGTTTGTGGATGtgcttttattgtatttttgttgaattTGCTAATGTAATTATATTCTTGGACTGTACTTTAAACTGATGATTCTAGTAtctgcagttttttttttttttttttgcattatttttTAATCTGCCATATGTCTAATGTTGGGGAATGTTCGGTTGTGTTTGCGTAATGTGATCAATGTAAGAACATCACTAAGTAGTAATGTTCTAACCTATATCCAACCATATTGTGCATTAATATTGTATTTTCTAAACAGGTTGTGATCTTTCATTTGGGGATAACAGTGTTTGGAATATATTGTGAGGAAGTGCACAATGACCTGAGCTCCAGGGTTCTTCTTgttctcctccatgctgctctCAGTGCTCCTTCTCCGGCTGTGTCTCTGAAATAATCAACACAACTACagctgacacaaaacaagatAACTCAATACAACCGACAGACACAACAAAACAAATCTACAGCTATTTCTTAGGTTAATAGCAGAGGCGAGAAGTAACTAATTGATGTACTCAAGTACTATttagaggtacttgtactttactattGAAAAGGAATCTAACTTCGATAAAACAAACGTTAATATCTAGGTTGTCTCCGATACAGAGCTCCGATGCTGATAAGGTTCCGGAAAACGGCCGTCCTACCTTTAGGACTAAACCCCCAGAATCTAAGTGCAAGATTACCGTAATCTGTTTAGGGGGGCAGCTAAGAGTAGGGCATGtaccgaataccatttttccagctccggatattcggtagtaatcagcagctaATATTCGGCTCGCGCGGGGGGGGTTTATATaaggcattcattttgttattctacagcaggggtcttcaactaaaattcaacgaggtccagttagagaaaatgtccccatgcaaaggtccggaacatcaaaatgtctaacttgcttcatgaattagtgtgaaatatattgaagtgacctgtagctttatcaacgtctgcatgtaatcaacaactgactgccaatcaaataaagaaagtacaaaaacaacaatatttattgtaaattaacattactgaaatactgtggatatgtgtaatgttcctctcgggctgcatttacaaataaaatagagaacataaataaaatagcttttgaaaatatgtgcatcttaaaagtgcttaattttagataaatcaaataaagtgtagcagcagcttgagtttccctttttctttgttaaccgtttcagaTCATGACTTAactgtttcagacgattatagaacaatatcagtctttacacatcataacaatttaacagttttaaagtttctctttatttccctcttatattgcagtccctcactcacttttttaaaattcagtgtgagaattgagctcgagcttgtcctgctaggagtttgtaaatctgggctgaaatggtgtcagggccattctcacacacatgcaggtgctcattggttacagtgatgcaaacaaaGGTATGGtgagagagaactattcgaagcagaaaagaaacagagtaatataccatctgacaaaggcctatgctataatgcttcaattaattgactattctactcagatcaataggagacagagatgttataaatcaagggtttttattatttacagcaggggtggtggggacctttttcctttcaatttttacaacatcctccgagggccgtacaaattattgaactcaacctcggcttaaaaaaactaaaatcacagtccattcatttggcctttctttcatgctgtgcaaagaaaaagcaacctcttaatccagatatctcaccatgactcacgcatgcatgcacgtgcacggtgtgacatgaccaccaacacagaaagatatggacacaagatgtgtgcaaatgtatttagtatcctatccatgtgaacatgatttaagtggaggggggacctaacctcctctagggggtctgggggcatgctcccccgggaagatttttttttaaatattgaagttaaaagcatcaatctggtacactttgagagcaacatgaagagatctatggatacatctctcaacacccatatgaaacagaactgtaagcatatttttctttttggatattttacaaatcactctccttttaaactctattcttgttatttttaacaacttttttgttactgtcatatagtattttatacctgtttttcatttagtctcattaactatattgatcatatcaaggtgtgccttaacctcactgagctgaggttatttgagcctctcaggagagagctctcttccacctggttgtagaaaagctctttaaattcgttagcatagctagctaaccagatgctaataacaacagatcgccactgtgcttacaactaaaagacacagccacgcaaacactgcggcatgtatacggctccttatgggtactgcaatattttaagggctggagcggcgttccggtgctctctgtcagcactcctttcagacgagacatataccacgtgaagacacgttacgcttgtgttgtgttcaaggaacctgtccttggccaggaaaaacaggtactcgcttgtttaattatttttgcggtctagacttcttcttcttttttgaagtgagaagttgtccgtctgtcggactgactccctcccccaaaatgagaactcttcggttctccacaaattacacaagtcacccaaatcagcgttaaaaaagcgggaggcgccgagccctgttctacagtattgttgttttatagttattagttaatgtaaataacccaatttgtgttctttgaaatggaaaaggatattgcattgtgtttattactttcgttgcagttgtatatatatatatgtcttaagtgtaatttagcTTGTCTTCcattttgtatggacatgcttttattttgaaggagggttagcgctgttgacaggaagtggttgttgctatggaaacaacatgacagaGAAAAGGAgcagagattaacggagaaaagttatatctacatataaagacggagaaagtaaactatAAAgtgtatggttaagtgttagcacccccgaagaggcaacagctcttacgttgatatttgAGATGTCAATCAATTCAATTTGGATCGAATAACGAAATTCAAAACCGAATATTaggccaacgaacgaatattcgggtacagccctagctAACAGCGTTAGGCCTGTcgtgataagcaattaattgacttatcgtacgataaatacaaataaactcgataacttttctgacATCGATAAATTGCCGTTTACATAAGGATGTGACCAGCATTTTAGTCAGGCACGCTGTGGGTCCTTCACACTTCAGTTAAATGGATTCTTTGCGTCCCTCCCctgtgactagtccctcccaccagggaagcatggagagaagcacaagaggcttctcaatactcaaatttcccctcctcgactcctcggtcctccggtagtgacccggaaatgaatttcagcgagccattttgaaggacgtatcatttctctaaatgcacaccgaggaccgaggatcgagcgtggaggaggctctctggaggagctctaaccgaggatacactgatggttcctccgcggctcctccacggatgcatttccgggaacggtggaagcatgacgcacggccggacttatctcagccaataggcgcattcacactgcggtacttttcccacaaaggttcatgcgaacttacagatcgcgttcacaccggaaaaagtccctggggatggattaggcaaatgaagccgctgacgtcacttcttcttctttgggtttactggcaggccgcaaaccacttcacggcgtatactgccgcccaaagtccccggctggAAGTCcctggagttggggactggcttcagtagaagctgctgggagtcccagcagcttctactgaagccttccgagtaaatcgccagaacgccgacacctcctcatctccaccgctcccatgttttattttgtgttgccataagttagtctctctgcgtttctgcgctgggctaatgctaataatgctaatgcgaggataataaaatggcggcttcacaaaactttttgggagttttacggggcgtggtttgcaatccgcccagccaatcagaaatatagctcttttctcacaaaagagccgctcgaaagtccctgctctctagcagggactttcgagggggtaaaaaggttcgcatgaactaattttagtaccggctctttttggtgtcatttcatttcatttcaaacctttatttatccagattggtcccattgagatcatagatctctttttcaagggagacctgcagcatataggttccacatgaaacataaaacctgtggtgtgaacgcgatcatgaactaagttcgcatgaaccgttgtgggaaaagtaccgcagtgtgaatgcgcctaatgacagctctgcatgcatcccctggatattattttagaaactgctttcatcgcatcgcgatgtttccagagagaacagctgtgaggtccgtgcagaaagcagagcagtgtgtaaaatatatatcactcagtataacagacctactctatttgctttagtttagtagatatctacaaacaaagagtcgatatttttctaagaccatttagtgcttcacataataaaatacacaatggctgtagcctgattatgctttaggagctgtaggtgtgtgtggtacagtgtgtgtgtgtgtgtgtgtgtgtgtgtgtgtgtgtgtgtgtgtgtgtgtgtgtgtgtgtgtgtgtgtgtgtgtgtgtgtgtgtgtgtgtgtgtgtgtgtgtgtgtgtgtgtgtgtgtgtgtgtgtgtgtgtgtgtgtgtgtgtggggtacagtgtgtaggtgcgtgttgtacagtgtgtaggtgtgtgtggtacagtgcgtagatgcggcggacagacgggtctcagttggtttggtgtcctctgcttacttttaatacttgcaaaatgcaaatacaacttttggcacGTAaattcaattccccatttcagcgaccagagagaggggggggggggatatatccagtctctgatagtgttacgttattatgagagtgctctcatactttaaattgcatatatttatataaatatatttgtgtatgtgtccccgcatctgtagcctgttattgtctcattataccgcactctcaatgaattaaaagtaaatatgtgggggaacaatgttcagctgatctaacagagattataaaatatgacaaaacactcaactcagctgatgcagctgttgccacgtaataatgaacggatgtcgctttaatatgaccgctcagaggagaggagttctcatttctttaaacttctgctgcttcccctcctcggtcctccgctcgcatctcctgtgggcgggactaagtctcgaggagggaagtcgaggaggggacatttaagaattgagaagcctctaaggaatccacgagaagcagggaaattagttttaagagcaatgggacgtcctttcctccggagcgtcgcgtgaagcgacgtccgtttgtgatgatgctgcacagctgatcgtctgacagcagc
This window harbors:
- the LOC117441806 gene encoding zinc finger protein ZFP2-like isoform X2, which translates into the protein MPDFCAAYGCSNHRSLETRTRGITFHVFPKTKERRRQWELALRRDGFVSCDRTLLCSEHFRSEEFDRTGQTVRLKDGVVPTIFNFPAHPQRPEATRSTTTSRRAEDEPQPNVRHSRRRSTESSMEENKKNPGAQKPKGRERRHSCQQCDESFTKSGNLKRHLVIHTGEKPYSCEECGQTFTQSGHLKRHQRIHAGGKPYSCEECGQTFTQSGHLKIHQRIHTGEKPYSCEECGKTFTTSHALKTHQRGHTVEKSYSCEECGKTFTTSHALKTHNHGHTGEKTYSCEECGQTFSTSYYLKSHRRIHTGEKPHSCEECCKTFATSGSLITHQRIHTGEKPYSCEECGQTFTTSGPFISHKRIHTGENPYSCEECGLSFTQSGHLKTHQRIHTGEKPYSCEECEQTFTQSVHLKIHQRIHTGEKPYSCEECGKTFTQSGALKIHKRIHTGAKLYSCEECGLTFTTSGALKTHQRVHTGEIPYWCEEMLFSP
- the LOC117441806 gene encoding zinc finger protein 93-like isoform X3 — protein: MEENKKNPGAQKPKGRERRHSCQQCDESFTKSGNLKRHLVIHTGEKPYSCEECGQTFTQSGHLKRHQRIHAGGKPYSCEECGQTFTQSGHLKIHQRIHTGEKPYSCEECGKTFTTSHALKTHQRGHTVEKSYSCEECGKTFTTSHALKTHNHGHTGEKTYSCEECGQTFSTSYYLKSHRRIHTGEKPHSCEECCKTFATSGSLITHQRIHTGEKPYSCEECGQTFTTSGPFISHKRIHTGENPYSCEECGLSFTQSGHLKTHQRIHTGEKPYSCEECEQTFTQSVHLKIHQRIHTGEKPYSCEECGKTFTQSGALKIHKRIHTGAKLYSCEECGLTFTTSGALKTHQRVHTGEIPYWCEEMLFSP
- the LOC117441806 gene encoding zinc finger protein ZFP2-like isoform X1, with protein sequence MPDFCAAYGCSNHRSLETRTRGITFHVFPKTKERRRQWELALRRDGFVSCDRTLLCSEHFRSEEFDRTGQTVRLKDGVVPTIFNFPAHPQRPEATRSTTTSRRAEDEPQPNVTAAIGASVGCTKVRHSQRHSRRRSTESSMEENKKNPGAQKPKGRERRHSCQQCDESFTKSGNLKRHLVIHTGEKPYSCEECGQTFTQSGHLKRHQRIHAGGKPYSCEECGQTFTQSGHLKIHQRIHTGEKPYSCEECGKTFTTSHALKTHQRGHTVEKSYSCEECGKTFTTSHALKTHNHGHTGEKTYSCEECGQTFSTSYYLKSHRRIHTGEKPHSCEECCKTFATSGSLITHQRIHTGEKPYSCEECGQTFTTSGPFISHKRIHTGENPYSCEECGLSFTQSGHLKTHQRIHTGEKPYSCEECEQTFTQSVHLKIHQRIHTGEKPYSCEECGKTFTQSGALKIHKRIHTGAKLYSCEECGLTFTTSGALKTHQRVHTGEIPYWCEEMLFSP